From the Mahella australiensis 50-1 BON genome, the window TCGGGTGCCATGGACCGAACCATGTCTGCCGTAAGCACGCCAGGCGATGATACACCTATGAATACGTCTGCACCTTTTATGATATCAGCAAGATTCCCTTTTTTATTATCCAAATTAGTTATAGTTGCCATTTGCCGTTTTATGTCATTAAGTCCTTCTCTTCCTTCATATATAGCACCCTGCCTGTCGCAGAGTACTACGTCCTTTAGGCCCATTTTCATAAGCAGCTTGGCTATGGCTACGCCGGCTGCTCCCGCACCGTTAATGACCACGCTCAGATCTTCCATAACCTTGCCTGTCAACTTCAGGGCATTTATCATAGCCGCCAGCACAACTACTGCGGTGCCATGTTGATCATCGTGGAATACCGGTATATCCAGTTCGGCCTTTAGGCGATCCTCTATTTCAAAGCACCTAGGAGCTGATATATCTTCAAGATTTATGCCTCCAAATCCAGGAGATATGAGTTTTACAGTTTTCACTATCTCTTCCACATCCTTGGTAGCAAGGCATATAGGAAATGCATCAACATTGCCAAATGTTTTAAATAATACAGCTTTGCCCTCCATAACAGGAAGTCCAGCTTCAGGGCCGATATCACCCAAACCCAGCACAGCAGTGCCGTCAGTTACAACCGCTATAGTATTACCTTTGACTGTATACTTGTAGACATCATCGCGGTTCTCATGTATCTTGTTGCACGGTTCCGCTACTCCCGGCGTATATGCAAGACTTAAGTCGTAAGCGGATTCCACTTTTGCCTTGGGTGCTATCTCAAGTTTCCCCTTAAGCTCTTCATGTAGTTTTAATGCTTCTTCTTGAATATTCATATATACATGCTCCTCGCATAATAGCTTTATAAATATATTTGTATACAAAAATAACCCCTGATAAAATCAGAGGTTATTTATTATATTATATGGTGGAGATAAGGGGAGTCGAACCCCTGACCTCTTGAATGCCATTCAAGCGCTCTCCCAACTGAGCTATACCCCCACGTATAACTTTCAGCACCTCTTTCTGCTGACAAAGGATATTATACAGGTTACAAGCGACACTGTCAATACCCCCTTAGATAAAAATTTTAGCGCAAAGTTATAATGCGTGATCATTCAGGCGCTGCTTATATAAGCGAAGGTAACGATTAGCCTGGAAGATAACTGAATAATCATCACAATACATCTTTTATATATAACTCATAGTGTTCCCGCAAATCTACAAAACTGCCGTTCTCAAGCTCTATAAGCGGTCTAGTAGGCAATGCTTTATCCAAATATACGACCCTGCCAATTTCACCATTACTTAACTCCACATTATCGCCAACAAACAAATCGATTATGTGAGAAATAAATGTCCTGACTATGTCTAGATCCAATTTGCCTATACAATTCCACTGCAGTACATCTATTACATAATAAGGCGAGTAATGATCTTTATATGGGCGTTGGCTTATCATAGCATCATATGTATCCATAACAGCCACTATCTTTGCCACAAGCGGTATTTTAGGAGCATTTAGGCCAAATGGATAGCCGCTGCCGTCCTCCCTTTCATGATGAAATAACACGCCATAATATATATTTTTATCAAATTTGCCAGACTTCGACATTATATCGTATCCGTATAATGGATGATTCTTCATCACGGCAAATTCCTTTTGAGTAAGTTTATCTGGCTTATTAAGTATATCTAACGGAATTTTAGCTTTGCCTATATCATGCATAAAACCAGCATAGACTAGATGGAGTAGACTCCTATCAGAAGCTTTAAGCCACCTTCCCATAAGTCCACACAAAATAGCCACATCCACACAGTGCTTGTATGTATATTCGCTTTCGGTCCTTAGCTCCTGTAAGCCACGTACAATGTCAGTACAGTTATTTATCTTATCCACTATTTCCTCAACCACATTCATAGTAGATGCTATATCTACTCTGCCGTTATGCCGTACATTGTCCATAGTATTTTTGATTACATTATGAGCATTATCATATACCTCTTTTAACACATCCTGACTTGCGGACTCTTGAGGTAAATTTGCATCGGATGATAATACATATACGCCCTTTATATCCAACATCTGTAATCTTTTTATCATACGTTGAGTAATCTCGGTATCCTTTGGTATTAACACCGCACCGAACTCCAATGATACATCTTCATTCAAAATCATCCCCGGCCTTAAATCTTCTGTCTTTACAAATATCCTATGCAAACTTTCTGTACTCACGGCAACCTCCGACGAATTATATCTTTATAAATATAATATCGGCACTTGTAGACAGAAACTAGATAGGGCCTAGGAACTACACAGTTCCAAAGCCCTATCTATGCAAATCATTATTTACCGGTTTCATATGCCACTATGATCGCTCTGGCTATATCACGCATAGGCATGCCCTTGTCCATGCTCTGTTTCTGCATTTTACGAAAGGCTTCTTTTTCTGATAAATTGAGCACTTCCATCAATATTCCCTTTGCCCTTTCGACGTCCTTCCTGGCTTCAAGATCGTCCTTTAATTTAGCAACCTCTTGCTCTAGCCTTGATATGCGGCGATAAGATATAGCCACCAATTGCATGGCTTGCAGCAATGCCAATTTGGTAAACGGCTTATTTATATAGGCGAAATCCCATTGACCGCAATGTATATCAATGAAAGTGCTTTGGGATATAGGTGCCATAACGAGAGCCGGTGCTATATGATCCTCCTCGGATATTTTAGCCACTTCAAGACCTCCTGTAACTGGGAGATCAAAGTCTACCAATACTAAGTCAGGATGAATCATACGTACCTTGCGTATAGCACTTGGTCCATCGGTTGCACAATCTATAATATGGTACTCGCTATCAGCCAAATACCGTTTTATCTTCTCTAGTTCCTGGGGTTCGTGTTCGGCTACAAATATATCCTTTCCATCCATCAAACGGCCTCCACCCCCAAATCTTTCTTTGTAAAGTCATTAAAACTGGCTTATATACCGATCTATTTCCCATTGCGATATTTTAGTTCTATACTCATCCCATTCCAACATCTTGGCTTCTACATATTTGGTATATATATGCTCGCCTAGGGTTTCGCGAATAAGCGGATCTTTATCCATTTCTTTGAGCGCTTCATCCAGGCTACCCGGCAAGCTGTCTATGCCGCGCTCTACTCTCGCGCCATCGTTCATATGGAATATGTTTTCATCAACTGAGGCCGGTGGTTGAATCTTGTTCTTTATGCCATCAAGGCCAGCTTTTAACATAACAGCCAATGCCAGATATGGATTGGCTGTAGGATCCGGATTGCGCAATTCCACTCTGGTAGCCGCTCCGCGTTTTGCTGGTACACGTATCAGCGGACTGCGGTTTTTGGGCGACCACGCTATATATACAGGTGCTTCATAACCGGGTACAAGCCTCTTATAAGAATTCACGGTCGGATTGGTAATAGCCGCCATAGCCTTGGCATGCTTCATAAGGCCGCCTATATAATAATATGCTTCCTGGCTAAGCCCTAATGGGCCACTAGGATCGTCAAAGGCATTTTTGCCCTCTTTAGATAACGATTGATTGGTGTGCATACCCGAGCCATTTATACCAAATACCGGCTTGGGCATAAATGTGGCATGCAATCCATGGCGCTTAGCGATAGTGCGCACAACCATCTTAAATGTCATGACTTTATCCGCCGTAGATAAGGCGTCATCATACTTAAAATCAATTTCATGCTGCCCTGGTGCTACTTCGTGATGAGATGCTTCGATCTCGAAGCCCATTTGCTGCAACGTCAGGCACATATCGCGCCGCGCATCTTCTCCTAAATCCACAGGAGCTAGATCAAAGTAACCGGCATTATCATGGGTAACAGTAGTCGGCTTGCCTTCGGCATCAGTCAAAAATAAGAAAAATTCACATTCAGGTCCCACTGACATACCATAGCCCATTTGAGCTGCTTCATCGAGTGCTTTTTTCAGCACATTCCTTGGACAACCTTGAAATGGCGTGCCATCTGGGTTGTACACGTCGCATATCAATCGGGCTACCTTCCCTTCATTAGGTCTCCATGGAAATATAGCGAAACTTGAAGGATCCGGTCTAAGATACATATCGGACTCTTCAATGCGGACGAAACCCTCTATAGAGGAACCGTCAAACATTATTTCGTTATTGAGAGCCTTATCCAGCTCATTGACCGTTATGGCCACATTCTTCAATACACCGAATATATCAGTGAATTGAAGGCGTATAAACATAACGTCTTGTTCCACGGCTATTCGCATTACATCTTCCTTCGAATACTTTGGCATAATATGCACTCTCCTCATTTTATATTTTGGGGTAATATAAGAAAAAGGCGCCTTAACCACTTGATGTTAAGAACGCCATTGTTCTAAAATTATTTTCGCCTTGATCCCATAATAAAATGACATGGGCTCTGGCTGATCTCATTATAACAGATACACCATACAAACGCAACAGAAAATTTTTTACCCCATATATAGGCTCATGAATAAAGCTTGCCGTACGGTCGTTTGCCAAATGGCACTAGTTTTGTAAACGTACCATTCAAAATATCTTCGGCATCGTAGTCGAAATATTCCGCAAACTGCTCTATATACATGCGCAACACCTTTTGGTCTTTATCATCTATGGATTGCATATCGGCTTCCTTGCCCAACCGATATTTGTCCACTTCACCTCTTATATATATCACACCGCCATGCATACCGGTACCACAATAATTGCCTACTACGGACTCATCGGCTTGTAATCCAATGCCCAGCAATATGAGTATGCCTCCTGCCATGTATTCGCCGAAGAAATCGCCTGCTTTGCCACCGACTACTATAGCGGGTATCTTGTCCTCGTATTCCTTCATGTGTATTCCCACACGGTATCCCACATCATCGCGTACGAATATTGTACCGCCGCGCATGGCGTATCCTATGGTATCCCCTGCATGACCATTTATTACAACCTTGCCTGCGTTCATGGTATTGCCTACGGCGTCTTGTGTATTGCCCTTTACAACGATCATAGGGCCATCCATAAAGGCCGCCATATCATTGCCGGGTATACCCTCCACCGTTATGGTCAGGTTACCGCGCATGCCGTCGCCTATATATCGCTGGCCTCGCACATTTAGCACCCTTATATCATCTTCGCCTGAGGCAGCAGCTTGTTTGAGCAAAGCGTTCAGTTGCTGATAATGCATAGCGTTGGCGTCTATAACCTTCATTTGCGTTTCACCCCCAGCAGCTTTTCCTTCCTATAGCTTTTTGGCATATAGACAAAGCCAAAGTCTTCATCCAAAAGTTTATTCTTGAAAGCCGTTACATCGATTTTATCTTTTATAAGGCCTGTCAATATCCCCGCTCGATCGATGTCGGTTAATCGTATAAATCCTACCAATCGATTATCCTTAAATACTGCTTTCTTGTAAACCTTTTTATCGGGCTGTATTACCGATGCCACTTCATAATCATCGCCAGTCGGCTTTATAATGCCGGCTGTTATCATCGGCAAACCGAAGAAAGCTATGGAATTCCTTGCAAAGCCGCCGTCGAATGCGACGTCATCGCCGGCCATATTGCGCCCCGCTACTTCACCCTGTATATATGCATTGGGCCATATAGGCGTCACGCGCTGGTCCTCATAAACGATGTCATAGGCTTCGGCTACATCGCCTGCCGCATATACATCGTTTATATCGGAGCACATATGATCATCGACTTTTATACCTCGATTTATGCTTATGTCGGTATTTGCCACCACATCGGTATTCGGGCGCACACCTATAGCCGTTATTATCATATCGCACTCGATGCTGTCACCGTTTTTCAATATCACCCCCGACGCTCGATCATCGCCTATAACCTCTGTTACGGTGTTGTTCAATATAATGTTTATGCCATGTTCTTCTAATACTTCCTGCACCATAGCCGCAGCCTGCTCATCCAATATAGTGCTCAGTATCCGGTCGGCCAATTCTACCACCGTCACGCTGACGCCACATTTTACCAAACCCTCAGCCGCCTTAAGTCCTATGAGGCCACCGCCTATGACCACAGCCTTTTTACCCGGCTTGGCAATCGCTTTCAATTGCTCGGCATCATCGCGCTTTATAAAAGTATATACACCTTTTTTGTCACTGCCCTTCGTAGGCGGTACAAAAGGCTTGCCGCCCGTAGCTATGAGCAACCTATCATATGTTACCGTTTTGCCATCGGATAGTAGCACCTGTTTTCCGGCTGTATCTATAGAAACCGCCTTCACGCCAAGGAGCAGCGATACATCATTATCCTCATAGAAACCGGCATCTCTATATGCCATTTTCTTGTCATCGACTGTTCCAGCCAACAGATACGATATCAATGGCCTGGAATAGGCGTAATATGGTTCTTCCGATATAACGGTTATATTGCCGGCATCATCTACCTGTCTTATGCCCTCCACAGCACCTACCGCGGCTGCTGAGTTACCTATTATAACGTATTCCACGACGTCTCACCCCCTATTCACATATATGAGCGCTTCGTTCGGACAATGCGATACGCAGGCCGGCTGCGGCAACTCCGGACATAGATCGCATTTTGAAACCACTTTATCTCCATTCTCATTGCGCTTTATAGCGCCATAAGGACAGGCCATAATGCAGGTCCAGCAACCCACGCATTTATCGGTATTACATGCCACGGCCCCGCGCTCATCCCTATGCATAGCACCCGTTATGCATGATTTTATACATGCGGCATCATCACAATGCCGACACTGCAAGCCAAATGATACGGGTTTTGCTTCTTCTACCAGTATACCGGGCAGAGGGCGTGGGTTTTCCACCTTAAAAGCCCAGATGATGTCCTTTGATTGTGAATGGGCTACTATACAATTTATTTCGCATAAGCGACAGCCCACACAGTATTCTTCTAAAGCATATACGCGTTTCATATTATCTATCCTCACTCTCCAGCGGCCTTTATACCCAGTATATCCAGCTCCTTTTGGGTTAGTCCAACGCCTCTTAACATCTCGCGGTTGCCGCGCAGGCTTTCTATGGAATTTATACCCATGCCTCCCAGCATCTCCTTTATCTCATGCTCCCACGCCGTTATAAGGTTAACCAGGCGGCGCGCCCCTATATTGGGATTCAGCCTCTTAACCAATTGCGGGTCCTGCGTTGCTATCCCCCAGTTGCATTTGCCGGTATTGCATTTCTGGCACATATGACATCCTATGGCTATCAAGGCTGATGTAGCTATATAAACCGCATCCGCTCCCAATGCTATAGCCTTTATTATATCGGCGCTGTTGCGCATGCTGCCGGCAGCCACCACCGATACCTGATGGCGTATACCTTCTTCTTTAAGCCTGGTATCCACTGCTGCTATGGCCATCTCTATCGGAATACCGACATTATCGCGTATGCGCAGCGGCGCTGCCCCTGTACCTCCGCGAAAACCATCTATGGCTATAATATCAGCACCGGCACGAGCTATACCTGACGCTATGGCCGCAACGTTATGCACAGCCGCTATCTTAACGCTTATCGGCTTTGTATAATTCGTAGCCTCTTTAAGCGCATATATGAGCTGGCGCAGGTCTTCTATCGAATATATATCATGATGCGGTGCCGGGGATATGGCGTCGCTACCCTCCGGTATCATACGCGTAGCCGATACCTCCGCGCCTACCTTCTCGCCGGGCAAATGCCCTCCAATGCCAGGCTTTGCACCTTGCCCTATTTTTATTTCCAATGCCGCAGCAGTATTCAAATAATCGGCATGGACACCGAATCTACCGGATGCCACCTGAGCTATGGTATTCTTGCCGTAACGGTACAGACTGCTGTGGAGGCCGCCTTCACCAGTATTATAATATATACCGAGCTCAGTGGCCGCACGGGCCAATGCCTCACAAGCATTTAAGCTTATGGAACCGAAGGACATAGCAGAAAACATGATAGGTACCTTGAGTATTAACTGCGGCGTAAGCTTAGTCATAAGCTTACCGTCTTGGTCAAACTCCAACCTATCGGGTTTGCGTCCCAGATATGTTTTGAGTTCCATAGGCTCGCGCAATGGGTCTATAGAAGGATTAGTAACCTGACTGGCATTGAGCACTATTTTATCCCAGTATATTGGATATCCTTGAGGATTACCCATACTGGTCAACATTACAGTACCGCTCTCAGCCTGTTTCTGCACTTCTGTGATAGCCTTTTTGGTCCAATTAGCATTGGCTTTGAATTCCTGTGGATTCGGTATTATAGTTAGCGCATGCGTCGGGCAAAAAGTGACGCAACGCTGGCAATCTACGCACTTAGCATCATCGGCTTTTACTTTACCGTCTTTTTCATCTAGATAATGCACTTCATTAGCGCACTGTCTAACGCATACCTGGCATTGTATGCATCTATTTTCATCACGTACCACCAAAAATTCCGGTAAAACGTAGCTTATCATACTTTCACCCCCTCTAACACACCTATAACCGGCTCTCCTGCTCTAGGTGCCCATATCCTGTCCGGATTAGCACATATCTCTACGATGGCCGATTCCTCACTGGATACATATAGCACATCGCCTTTTTCAGCAGCTACAAGCGGCCTCAACTTTATCCTATCGTTTAGAGCAAGCATAACATTGTTAAAAGCCACTATGATGGAAAACGGCCCGTTCATCATAGCCTTGCCATATACCGCTCTTAAAGCGGTATAAAACGCTTTATTTCCATCAGGCATACGCTCTATCTCATCCCACATAGGCGGGGCCATGATCTTGCACGCTGTCTCCAAAGGCATACCCTGCCGGCGCACAAACAGATCCAAAAGATAGGCCACCACTTCAGTATCGGTCTGCATAGTACATTCATAGCCGAATTCATTGAGGTAATGGCGGTTTGCACCATAAGAAGACAGCTCGCCGTTATGAACCACCGAGAGATCGAGCAGTGTAAACGGATGTGCGCCACCCCACCAACCTGGCGTATTGGTAGGAAAACGGCCATGTGCTGTCCACATATACCCTTCGTAGTTATACAACTGATAAAATTCGCCTATGTCTTCAGGATAGCCCACACCCTTAAATGCGCCCATATTCTTGCCGCTGGATACCACAAAAGCACCGTCTATCCTTTTATTAAGATTGATAACGCATTGAGCCACAAATTCGTCTGATGAAAGCCCTGAAGAAGTCAGCTTTTCCTCTTTGGGTAGTGCAAAATAACGCCATATTATAGGCTCGTTGTTTATCGAACTCACCTTTGTGTTAGGTATGGGCCCTGCTTCGGCGATATTGAAATGCTCGTTCAAAAAGCGCTCACTGGTCTCCCTTGCCTGTTCATCATCATAAAACATATGGAAAGCATAATGATCCTTATATTCCGGATATATGCCATAGGCCGCGAAGCCACCGCCCAAGCCGTTGGAGCGCTCTCTCATAAGAGCTATCGACTGTATTATATCGTTGCCGGAGAACCTTCGCCCGCTGCGGTCCATTATGCCGCTGACCGCACAGCCCGACGGTACCCTCTCGTATTTTTCCCTTAACATCCATAAAACCCCCTCAACGGATTATGAATTTTATTTATCAAGCATCATGCATTTATAAAAACGTAAACAAATGCATTTACTCATATAGCCGCATTTAACTGATTATATATTAAGGATATAATGAGTTAAATGCATAATTTTAATCTAAAACTTGCATAAAAGGGTTAAAATTAAGCGCCTCATCAGAACATACTCAAATGTTCTAATGACGCGCCGAACAAATCTATCTCTGCGCACTTGATCACGCCATTGTGTTCAAGTAATAATATTTTAACATGCAAAACGTAGAAATGCAAATATTTTTTTCAGACTTCTGCAATTCGTAATATATAACTGAAACGGGTGATATAAAGCGAGGTATATATGCCAAGCCTGTAGCAGGCATAGGCTTTATATCATTGCACGCGCTGAATTTGTTATATTACGAATTACAGTTCAGGCTTTTTAGGGTACGTTTGCCATTATGCGTGTGAATCCCTCTGCTTATTGGCAAATCGTTCCAACGCCTCCTCAAGATTCAAAACATCGGCCATATCATAAACGCCCTTTCGTCCGACAATAAATTTAGCTGCTTTAATAGCCCCTTTGGCAAATGCAGAGCGAGTAAAAGACTGATGCATTATCTCCACGCTATCTTCGTCGCTGGCAAACATTACCTTATGTACGCCAACTATACCACCGGCCCTGAGAGAATGTATGGGTATAATATTCGCTCCCCTTAAAGATATGGCGTCATTCTCAGTTAATATCTTAACACTATCCTCTATACCCCGCCCTTCGGATATGCTTTCCGCTATTTTTATAGCCGTACCGGATGGTATATCCTTTTTATCTTTAAAATGCTCTTCTATTATTTCTACATCATAATCATCCAATAATTGAGCTGCAATTTTGCACAAAAACTGTAACACATTTACACCAAGCGTAATATTAGGTGCTATAACCATACCTACCTTGTTTTGAACGGCTATGCTCCGAAGTTTCTGAAATTGTATATCGGTAAATCCTGTAGTTGCTATTACTGCATTTATCTTATTGCGTGCTAGCACTGTTGCATTCGTTATGCAAGCCTCTGGATTAGTGAAGTCTATCGCTACGTCAGGTTTAAAAATCCTTAATCCTTCATTTAGCAAGTTGCTGCCCATTACTTTTATGCCTGTCTCAGATATGCCTAATAGAGTTCCCACATCCTGTCCTATCTTATCACTGCCGGGCCTGCAAACGGCCATAACCAATTGAATATCCTTTCTCCCTATCATGTTCTTCGCTACTATCTTACCAGTTCTACCTAAACCTATCATACATGCTTTAACCATCTCTTACCTCCTTAAAATGACATTATTTGGACTTAAACATCGAATTTATATCCATATTATTACATCTAATGAGGAAAAATAAAACCGTGGAGTCAACCACGGCTTTATTATCATATAATCATATCACCGTTCACTCCCTTTCAACGCTTACGAGGTTAGCTGACAGGCTCGAGCTGAAAGAGTTGCTCTATCCTTTCGGAATACGCCTCATATTATCCTAATGGGTCCCCCGTTTTCCTATATTCAGGAAATTAAGCGAATCAAACTTGAGATGTTTATATTTTAATATTTTTCAGTGCTGATGTCAAGCAAATGTTACCTATAATTGGTATGGAAAGTCTTATATTATAGCCATAACATAAGTCCGAAAAAGGCGTTGCTATATGCAACGCCTTTTTAGTATGAGTCTTATACAGCCACTACTTCTTTTACCTCAGGTACGCTCTCTTTAAGCGTTTCCTCTATACCCTGTTTCAATGTCATCAGAGCAAACGGGCATGCGCCGCAAGCCCCGGTCAATTTGACCTTTACTACACCGTCACTTGCCACATCGACTAATTCCACATCGCCACCGTCAGCCTTTAAAGCCGGGCGTATTTTTTCCAATGCTGCTTCTACTTTTTCTTTCATAGGATTTATCCTCCTCTGCATAAAATAATCGGTCAGCATATATCGCTATATCGCTGTATGGGTATTATATCATACAAAACCTATCATTTCAATTATATTTTTATCTCACAACAATATTTACCAACTTATCCGGCACAGACACAACCTTTATGATGTTTTTATCAGCTATAGACGCCGCTACCTTAGACGACTGCATAGCCAGGATTTTCATTTTGTCCTCATCGGCCCCGGCAGGCATCATAACCTTATCGCGCACCTTGCCATTTACTTGCACCACCACCTCTACCTGCTGTTTTACCAGGGCATCGGCATCGTATATCGGCCATGCTTGCAGGTAAAGCGGAGCACCATGACCCGTCCTATGCCACATTTCCTCGGAAATATGTGGTACAAACGGAGCCAACAACAACAACAACGTTTCTACGGCTTCCATCATAACAGTCGATGGACTATCAGCAGTATCACTCTGATACATGGCATTAACCATTTCCATTATAGCACTTATAGCGGTATTGAAGTTATAGCGTTCGGCTATATCATCGCTGACCTTCTTTATAGTGTAGTTTATGATATAGCGCAACTCTTTATCCCCATCGCTTATTAAATCGGTTTCAGGCTTTCCATTTTCTACCCACTCTTTTACAGCATCGGCATATTGATCCACCAATCTCCATACGCGGTTCAAAAAGCGAAAGCATCCTTCTACGCTTTGATCGCTCCATTCCAAATCCCTTTCGGGTGGCGCGGCAAACAGTATAAACAGGCGTGCCGTATCCGCACCGTATTTATCCACTATGTCTTCCGGGCTTACTATATTGCCTTTGGATTTGGACATCTTGGAACCATCCTTGAGCACCATACCTTGGGTCAACAAATTGACAAATGGCTCATTCACATCTACTAGCCCCAAATCATGCAATACTTTGGTAAAGAAGCGCGAATATAAAAGATGAAGTATTGCGTGCTCTACGCCGCCCACGTATTGATCCACCGGCATCCAATATGATGCCTTCTCTTTGTTGAATGCCTCTTTATCATTCCTCGGATCGGTGTAGCGCAAATAATACCATGAGGAACATACAAATGTGTCCATGGTATCGACTTCACGCCGTGCTGGACCGCCGCATATGGGACATTTGGTATTCACGAAGCTTTCTGATGTAGTAAGCGGCGATTGGCCTGTCCCTGTAAATACTACATCGGTAGGCAGCATAACCGGCAATTGGTCCTCGGGCACTGGCACCTCGCCGCATTTTTCGCAATACACTATCGGTATAGGCGCACCCCAGTATCGCTGCCGCGATATAAGCCAGTCTCTAAGCTTATAAGTTGTTTTGCGTCGACCTAGCCCGTTTTCTTCCATATAACTTATGACACGCTCTATACCGTCTCGATTATCAAAGCCATTAAATTGACCTGAATTTATCATGATGCCGTCATCCTCATAGGCCTGCTCCAGGTCAAAATCCTGTGCGGCATCAGCCGGTTTTATAACAGGCACTATGGGTAATCCATATTTCTTTGCAAACTCAAAATCCCTGCCATCATGAGCCGGCACACCCATCACTGCACCGGTACCGTATTCCATCAGCACATAATTGGCTGTATATATAGGTATACGTGCGCCGTTCATAGGATTTATAGCATATCGGCCGATAAATACGCCCTCTTTTTCGGCTTCGGTCGATGTGCGGGTTATTTCATCGAGTGCTTCTATCTTCTTTTGAAAGTCCTTAACCTGTTTATAATATGGTGTTTTCTTTGCTAATTTTTCTATCAGAGGATGCTCCGGTGCCAACACTACAAACGATACGCCGAATATGGTATCAGGTCTGGTGGTAAATACTGTGATTTTTTCGTTCTTTACATCCTCTATACTGAAGATAACCTCGGCGCCGTAGCTCTTGCCTATCCAGTTACGCTGCATGCTTTTGACCTTATCTGGCCAACCGTCCAGTTTATCTATATCCTGAAGCAACCTTTCAGCATAATCGGTAATTTTGAAAAACCACTGCTCCAAATCCTTTTTACCTACCGGCGTAC encodes:
- a CDS encoding NifU family protein, with product MKEKVEAALEKIRPALKADGGDVELVDVASDGVVKVKLTGACGACPFALMTLKQGIEETLKESVPEVKEVVAV
- a CDS encoding class II glutamine amidotransferase; this translates as MLREKYERVPSGCAVSGIMDRSGRRFSGNDIIQSIALMRERSNGLGGGFAAYGIYPEYKDHYAFHMFYDDEQARETSERFLNEHFNIAEAGPIPNTKVSSINNEPIIWRYFALPKEEKLTSSGLSSDEFVAQCVINLNKRIDGAFVVSSGKNMGAFKGVGYPEDIGEFYQLYNYEGYMWTAHGRFPTNTPGWWGGAHPFTLLDLSVVHNGELSSYGANRHYLNEFGYECTMQTDTEVVAYLLDLFVRRQGMPLETACKIMAPPMWDEIERMPDGNKAFYTALRAVYGKAMMNGPFSIIVAFNNVMLALNDRIKLRPLVAAEKGDVLYVSSEESAIVEICANPDRIWAPRAGEPVIGVLEGVKV
- the leuS gene encoding leucine--tRNA ligase; its protein translation is MIYDFKAIEGRWQDEWEKTKAFKATEDNQKPKYYMLEMFPYPSGKLHMGHVRNYSIGDVIARYKRMQGYNVLHPMGWDAFGLPAENAAIKNGVEPSKWTWDNINNMRRQLKQLGISYDWDREVASCHPAYYKWTQWLFLQFYKNGLAYKKKARVNWCPSCGTVLANEQVVAGCCERCGTPVGKKDLEQWFFKITDYAERLLQDIDKLDGWPDKVKSMQRNWIGKSYGAEVIFSIEDVKNEKITVFTTRPDTIFGVSFVVLAPEHPLIEKLAKKTPYYKQVKDFQKKIEALDEITRTSTEAEKEGVFIGRYAINPMNGARIPIYTANYVLMEYGTGAVMGVPAHDGRDFEFAKKYGLPIVPVIKPADAAQDFDLEQAYEDDGIMINSGQFNGFDNRDGIERVISYMEENGLGRRKTTYKLRDWLISRQRYWGAPIPIVYCEKCGEVPVPEDQLPVMLPTDVVFTGTGQSPLTTSESFVNTKCPICGGPARREVDTMDTFVCSSWYYLRYTDPRNDKEAFNKEKASYWMPVDQYVGGVEHAILHLLYSRFFTKVLHDLGLVDVNEPFVNLLTQGMVLKDGSKMSKSKGNIVSPEDIVDKYGADTARLFILFAAPPERDLEWSDQSVEGCFRFLNRVWRLVDQYADAVKEWVENGKPETDLISDGDKELRYIINYTIKKVSDDIAERYNFNTAISAIMEMVNAMYQSDTADSPSTVMMEAVETLLLLLAPFVPHISEEMWHRTGHGAPLYLQAWPIYDADALVKQQVEVVVQVNGKVRDKVMMPAGADEDKMKILAMQSSKVAASIADKNIIKVVSVPDKLVNIVVR
- a CDS encoding glutamate synthase-related protein — its product is MISYVLPEFLVVRDENRCIQCQVCVRQCANEVHYLDEKDGKVKADDAKCVDCQRCVTFCPTHALTIIPNPQEFKANANWTKKAITEVQKQAESGTVMLTSMGNPQGYPIYWDKIVLNASQVTNPSIDPLREPMELKTYLGRKPDRLEFDQDGKLMTKLTPQLILKVPIMFSAMSFGSISLNACEALARAATELGIYYNTGEGGLHSSLYRYGKNTIAQVASGRFGVHADYLNTAAALEIKIGQGAKPGIGGHLPGEKVGAEVSATRMIPEGSDAISPAPHHDIYSIEDLRQLIYALKEATNYTKPISVKIAAVHNVAAIASGIARAGADIIAIDGFRGGTGAAPLRIRDNVGIPIEMAIAAVDTRLKEEGIRHQVSVVAAGSMRNSADIIKAIALGADAVYIATSALIAIGCHMCQKCNTGKCNWGIATQDPQLVKRLNPNIGARRLVNLITAWEHEIKEMLGGMGINSIESLRGNREMLRGVGLTQKELDILGIKAAGE
- the dapB gene encoding 4-hydroxy-tetrahydrodipicolinate reductase; the protein is MVKACMIGLGRTGKIVAKNMIGRKDIQLVMAVCRPGSDKIGQDVGTLLGISETGIKVMGSNLLNEGLRIFKPDVAIDFTNPEACITNATVLARNKINAVIATTGFTDIQFQKLRSIAVQNKVGMVIAPNITLGVNVLQFLCKIAAQLLDDYDVEIIEEHFKDKKDIPSGTAIKIAESISEGRGIEDSVKILTENDAISLRGANIIPIHSLRAGGIVGVHKVMFASDEDSVEIMHQSFTRSAFAKGAIKAAKFIVGRKGVYDMADVLNLEEALERFANKQRDSHA